A portion of the Homo sapiens chromosome 16, GRCh38.p14 Primary Assembly genome contains these proteins:
- the LOC100507221 gene encoding uncharacterized protein LOC100507221, with protein sequence MRGLDQMEIQGVRGCPLAAHLAHGPLKPPCQFPRRTRPTDPAQGEGWSRVLRLPHQRVQEGGEASNGATGAQGCNSARSELGHGGRCLGRSSSPAWVHDPLTSRVRISCWVRSLDTAHLLRNRRRLPMEMRISFWSCPQASGAAHTAAASGWLRPLRLPKRPPHHPRHRPPSSLPWPLRAAPLYAGRSGQGGEPGARAPRQGTPEPGELDQERPPAPPEQGRRAAAAVAKSGGGGGKKLGRRGQKASVAGAKSHGGKNRRRREQNAAGAKSRKKPRRRGQEAAVAGAKICGGKKGRRRGQKAAKSLGVGGKNMRRRGLEPMRGSAVFVPDGELLLQLVTQVPRWGKEGNGENLQHSGSHHPGRDQSCLRIAQAAAG encoded by the exons ATGAGAGGGCTGGACCAGATGGAAATTCAGGGGGTAAGGGGATGTCCGCTCGCAGCCCACCTCGCCCATGGGCCCCTCAAGCCTCCCTGCCAGTTCCCACGACGCACCCGCCCCACAGATCCTGCCCAAGGTGAGGGCTGGTCCCGGGTCCTCCGGCTGCCGCATCAGCGAgtgcaggagggaggggaagccTCCAACGGGGCGACTGGGGCTCAAGGATGCAACTCGGCCAGGAGTGAACTTGGGCACGGAGGGAGGTGTCTGGGCCGCTCCTCGAGCCCAGCCTGGGTCCACGACCCCCTTACCTCCAGGGTCCGTATCTCCTGCTGGGTGAGGTCCTTGGACACAGCGCACTTGTTGCGCAACCGGCGCAGGCTGCCAATGGAGATGCGGATAAGCTTCTGGAGCTGCCCACAAGCTTCTGGAGCTGCCCACACTGCTGCAGCGTCTGGCTGGCTGCGGCCCCTGCGCCTCCCAAAGAGGCCGCCACATCACCCCCGCCACcgccctccttcttctctcccctggCCGCTACGCGCAGCGCCGCTCTATGCAGGCCGCAGCGGCCAAGGCGGGGAGCCCGGGGCGCGGGCGCCTAGGCAAGGAACCCCCGAGCCGGGAGAGCTGGACCAGGAGCGCCCCCCGGCGCCGCCTGAACAAGGACGCCG AGCCGCGGCAGCGGTGGCAAaaagcggcggcggcgggggcaaaaagctgGGGCGGCGGGGACAAAAAGCCTCggtggcgggggcaaaaagccacggcggcaaAAACCGGCGGCGGCGGGAGCAAAATGCCgcaggggcaaaaagccgcaaaaagccgcggcggcgggggcaagaAGCCGCGGTGGCGGGAGCAAAAATCTGCGGCGGCAAAAaggggcggcggcgggggcaaaaagccgcaaaAAGCCTCGGCGTCGGGGGCAAAAATatgcggcggcgggg GCTGGAGCCCATGCGAGGGTCTGCAGTCTTTGTTCCGGATGGGGAACTACTGCTTCAGCTGGTTACCCAGGTGCCCCgatggggaaaggaaggaaatggtgAGAATCTTCAGCACAGCGGATCACATCACCCTGGAAGAGACCAGTCCTGCCTGCGCATAGCACAAGCAGCCGCAGGCTAG